From the genome of Nicotiana sylvestris chromosome 2, ASM39365v2, whole genome shotgun sequence, one region includes:
- the LOC138885010 gene encoding uncharacterized protein produces the protein MSIDDEDPAHTTGDLVERFTNIHPRNPLYLHPSDTPGCILIPQQLTGTENYTAWSNSMKVALLTKNKLGFINGSCRKEHYKEDLVHECDRCNVFVLSWITNSVSWELGNGLMYSSNAHKVGVDLKEHFDKRNLT, from the coding sequence ATGTCGATTGACGATGAAGATCCAGCACATACAACTGGAGATCTGGTCGAACGATTCACCAATATTCACCCAAGGAATCCTCTGTATCTACATCCATCTGATACTCCAGGTTGTATCCTAATCCCTCAACAGTTAACTGGTACAGAAAATTACACTGCATGGAGTAATTCTATGAAAGTTGCATTGTTAACAAAAAATAAACTAGGGTTTATTAATGGTAGTTGTCGAAAGGAACATTATAAAGAAGACCTAGTACATGAATGTGATAGGTGCAATGTTTTTGTCCTGTCATGGATCACAAATTCAGTATCATGGGAACTAGGAAATGGATTGATGTATTCATCTAATGCTCATAAAGTTGGGGTGGACTTGAAAGAGcattttgataaaagaaatcttACATGA